The sequence below is a genomic window from Coffea arabica cultivar ET-39 chromosome 4c, Coffea Arabica ET-39 HiFi, whole genome shotgun sequence.
TTGGAGAATTCATCGTCTAGGTTGTCTGGTGGAGCTATTGCAGGGATTGTGATTGCTTGTGTGGTGGTTTTGGGAGTTGGGTTGGGTGGATTTTATTGGTTTTGTTGGAAAAGGAGCAGGGAAGATGATGATGAGATTGAGGATTGGGAGCTTGAGTATTGGCCTCATAGATTTTCATACCAGGAATTGCACCAGGCAACTGATGGATTTGCCAAGGATAAGCTTCTTGGATCAGGCGGGTTTGGGAAAGTGTATAAGGGAATCCTGGAGAATAACATGGAAGTCGCGGTGAAATCTGTGAACCATGACTCTAAACAAGGGTTGAAAGAGTTCATGGCTGAGATTTCGAGTATGGGAAGGCTTCAGCATAAGAATTTAGTGTCAATGAGAGGGTGGTGTAGGAAGGGGAATGTGTTGATGCTAGTGTATGATTATATGCCTAATGGGAGTTTGAATAAGTGGGTATTTGATAACCCAAAGACACTAATGGGATGGGAAGGGAGGAGGAGGGTTTTGGCTGATGTTGCTGAGGGGTTAAATTATTTGCATCATGGTTGGGAACAGGTGGTAATTCACAGAGACATTAAGGCAAGCAATGTTTTGTTGGATAGTGAAATGAGAGCTAGATTGGGCGATTTTGGGTTAGCAAAGTTGTATACACATGGTGAAGCGCCTAATACAACTCGTGTGGTCGGTACCTTTGGGTACTTGGCACCTGAGGTAGTTACGATGGCTTCACCAACTGCAGCTAGTGACGTTTATAGCTTTGGGGTGGTAGTGCTGGAGGTGGCATGTGGGCGGAAGCCGATAGATACTTCTGCGGAGACAGAGGATGAAGAAGTTTTACTTGATTGGGTGAGGAAAAAGTATGCAGAAGGAAAATTAGTTGAGGCTGCTGATAAGAGAATTACGGGGCAGTTTGAGGTGGAAGAAATGGAGGCAGTGTTGAAAATTGGACTAACTTGTTGTCACCCTGATCCGCTTCGTAGGCCTAACATGAAAGAGGTGGTGGCAGTATTGCTTGGTGAGAATGTCGCTACCACACCAAAGGCTTTGTTATCTGAGTTAACACCCAAAAAAATTGATATTGATGATGGTTATGGTGATGAAGGAAAATTAAAAGGCATTGCCATAACAAGTTAATATGTGCAAATCAGTCCcttcttttgtattttctgcTCTTCAATTTTACTTGggcttttatcattttttaacTATGTTGTACCATATCTTGTTTTTTACCGTATATTTGGAATGAGATTGAAGGTTTAATGTGTACTGAGGTTATGACCTATGAGTGTATGACTACATTGAGAAGAATTAAAACGACGTTGCCATCTTTTTTGCTGTCTTCTTTAGTTTcctgaaatttctttgtatttcagTAATATCGCAAATAGACAATGAAATGGCGGCAAGATATGATCGATGCCCTTGTAAATTTTTCAAATGTTATTATCCTTTGATGACTACGCTTCATGCTCAGTGTCATTGCATCCAAAGATTTGCAAAGGTAACCGCCAATTGTTCCTAAGCAAGAAGTAGTTTCACCCGCCTTTTCCCATATCTTGCTTTGCTAATCCATTTGCACCAGTATTTGGTATAGGGCAATATGATTTGTATGCTAGGATATTCTTCTCTGAGAAAGTGGATTATCAGCAAATCACATCTTACAGAGCCAAATACAAGCACTGAAGTTCTAACCCCCACTATGCAATCTGTCTACGGTGCCAGTTATAACTAGATATGGATATACGTGAATGAAATAGCTcattacttgactttttctGCAGCACATGTTATGGTGACTACATGTAGCTGCCTATTTTCTGAGTTCAAATGGACCAAGGTGCAACTCATGGCCGGGAGGATTGAATGATTCTTGAGAGACTACAGAGTGAAGTTTAGTGAATGGAAACTGACGGATAGCTTTCTTTTTTGACTATCCACCCTGAAAGCACGAGAACTTAGCTTGCAGGTTAATGCCACAGACTCTTTCATCGATTCAGGACCGCATACGAAGACTCCAACACTGGAACCTTCGGTTTCATTTGAGAATTTGCAGAATACTTCTGTAAAGTATGAAAGGTGTTAGCCCCCAAAGAGGGTTTGGTGCAAAATGAGAATTTTATATAAAAAGAGATGAAGCATTAGAGAAAATGGTACCTCTGAAATCTGGCCTTCCTCCAAAATGGATTTCATGTTCCACCAGTGTATTATCTATTCCTATTCCAGTAGGTTTTGTTGTTTCAATTGGTATACCTGAGAAAGATAGGAGCTCTTTCCCAACTCTTTTCCTTCTCAAAACAATTGCTAGTAAGCTACTGCATATGATTGCAATAACAAAAGAGCACGAAAGGAAGAGATCCGTTGCAGAAGAGGGAACTTTCATAACTCGTCCTGAAGGCATTTCACCATAAAAATGAGTGGACCAGTTGAAGCAAATTAGAAGCACCAGAAAAATAATAGAACAAAGCCCCACAATGGCAGCCATCCACAGTAAATTTTCAGCCCCATATGCTGCATATTTAGaggtagaggtgtcaaaatctATTGTTTTAATTTGAGAGACCTCATTGAGTACTTCTCCTACTGTTTGGTTTCCAAATTCCCGGGTCACAAATACTTTCAGCTTTAAATAATTTTGTTCAACATTGAGTAGCTGAGCCAGAACTGGATTCAACAGTGAGACATCTTGAGTTTTCTTTACAGCATATATCAGTAGTACTCTCTTGGGGTGTATACGTCTGCCATTGCTTCGTGCAGAGGCAATTTCTTGCAAGATACTTAGAAATGGTGTTATCCCAATTCCTCCAGCCACTAAAAGCAGACTGTCATAACTGCAATAGATTTTAGACAAAAGAAGAGCATACAAGTTGTCAACGTTGTCGGCATGATAAATACCTGGAAAAAGTGCTGGCATGCTGCTAATAGAAGAAATTCTAGCTAGCTGTTTGAAAAGTAAGTTTAGCTTGCCATGCAATGTCATGATTTTTATACCTTAGGAAGTCCGCTGATGCAGATCCATAAGGTCCTTCTACGGCAATTGGAAGACACTTTCTCTGATCAGCTTCCCTATCTGGCTTGGCTGAGACTAGATTATAAAGAGCATTTGTCCACCATCCCTCACTTTTGATTATAACTGACATGGTGTGATGGTCAACACTAGAACTTGAAGTTATGCTGAAGGAGTGCCACTGCAACTCAGAAATACGTGGTATCTTCACAAATATGATGCTTGCAGGGGTATAAGTCAATTCTGAGATGTAAGTAACGACGATCAACAAATATCATTCAAGTAATGGTGATAAATATCTGGAAAAGATGATAGTTGAATGTTTACTTGGATCTTTTGGCAGAGTTAACTCTATGGCTCTGCATGGGAATACTCGAGCAGAAAGGATGCAAGTTTTAGGTCTTGATTGTATGACTCGCAAAAATTTGTCgaggacaaaaagaaaaatgccaGGGAAAACCATATAAAAATGGCGGTCTCCAGCATGAAACAAGAAGAATGTAAAGAAGATCACGTAAAGGTGGTGTGTATAGTAGAAGATCTCAAAATGTTTTCTTCTAATATGTGGAAGTGATGTGATCCAAATGGCTAATCCTGCAGCAAGAGCAATCTCCCCAGCAAGGTATATTCGACCTGTCGGTTGCCAATTCCACATCTGTTTCCTCAGCAGGGAAATGTAGGGTGAGGACTGAGAAGTTTTGTTTACATTGTAGGACATTATTCTTAAAAGATACAAGAGATCAAGTGTACCTCATCCTGAATGTGGTGTTTGATCCCCCATGTGAAAAAGGTGCCAGCACCATGTAGTGTGGCAAAAGTTATCATTGTAGTCCCCAGCCAGATATGGTATCTTACTGAAACTTCAAACTGAACGCCAAGTATCCTAAATATTGCCATCCCTCTTAAaattggaagaagaagaagagccaGGCAGGCTTCTGCCAACAAACCACAGCGGGTTGCCACCTTAAGCACTTTGTATTGCCACCTGAAACAGAGAAAAATCATTCATTTGATATTCTTCATTTCTAATTCATggcaaaaagaaataaatgttTGACTTTTTACCGTAGTTTTATCCCATATGAGCATGATACTTACATACTCAGTTTCAGTGACTTGGTTGGCATCATCTTCTTGAAATCATTAGAAATGTGAGCATAGAAGGTCCAGAACAGAAAGGTGACAAATAGGAATACGAGAAGGATCTCAGTTCCAGTTAAAATGCCAAGATAGCGATTAACAACAATGGGATTTGAAAGAGCACTGATCAACTTGCTCTCTGGTCTGTCATCCAAAGTTATGAGACATTAGCTGTAATCATTCAGAGGCAAGGTGTCAGTATTGCAGAAACAATTTCTTACCTCATTCGGTTGGTTCTTAGCTTCAGTTCCAAGTAAATGAACCCAACCATAGCCAAGGCGAGAAACGGAAATGTATAGACAGCAAAACTTAGGCCTGTAGAAGAGATAAAaagtagtttattttctttgATACAAGTGTTCTGTTAAGTTAGAAAATTCAATTAGTTGGCTACAATCTATGAATACCAAGAGAA
It includes:
- the LOC113740258 gene encoding L-type lectin-domain containing receptor kinase S.1-like, whose protein sequence is MTKMLPLQPTPLFLTILIFTHQAICPSIYALDFLYNSFSPTAVPLLNLTDDARLVPPVIRLTNDSNQFSLGRAFYPTRIPFNFTKTPNSTISTSFSTQFIFSILPEISTSPGFGLAFVLSGSTSPPNALAGQYFGLFSTALNAPPGPLIVVEFDTGRNTEFNDRDDNHVGIDLNSIESRVSQPAAYFDRNAGFVPFRMRNGENIRAWIEFDGPKNEINVTLAPVGVPRPVRPLINFRDPVIADYLSDEMFVGFSASKTTWVEAQRVLAWSFSDTGVARDVNTTNLPVFLLENSSSRLSGGAIAGIVIACVVVLGVGLGGFYWFCWKRSREDDDEIEDWELEYWPHRFSYQELHQATDGFAKDKLLGSGGFGKVYKGILENNMEVAVKSVNHDSKQGLKEFMAEISSMGRLQHKNLVSMRGWCRKGNVLMLVYDYMPNGSLNKWVFDNPKTLMGWEGRRRVLADVAEGLNYLHHGWEQVVIHRDIKASNVLLDSEMRARLGDFGLAKLYTHGEAPNTTRVVGTFGYLAPEVVTMASPTAASDVYSFGVVVLEVACGRKPIDTSAETEDEEVLLDWVRKKYAEGKLVEAADKRITGQFEVEEMEAVLKIGLTCCHPDPLRRPNMKEVVAVLLGENVATTPKALLSELTPKKIDIDDGYGDEGKLKGIAITS
- the LOC113740257 gene encoding ferric reduction oxidase 8, mitochondrial-like isoform X2 translates to MAKASLLILKVLLTILFSVWVSLWLLQPTRTWEKKWREAEEKAMKTVFNYNGLSFAVYTFPFLALAMVGFIYLELKLRTNRMRPESKLISALSNPIVVNRYLGILTGTEILLVFLFVTFLFWTFYAHISNDFKKMMPTKSLKLSMWQYKVLKVATRCGLLAEACLALLLLPILRGMAIFRILGVQFEVSVRYHIWLGTTMITFATLHGAGTFFTWGIKHHIQDEMWNWQPTGRIYLAGEIALAAGLAIWITSLPHIRRKHFEIFYYTHHLYVIFFTFFLFHAGDRHFYMVFPGIFLFVLDKFLRVIQSRPKTCILSARVFPCRAIELTLPKDPKLTYTPASIIFVKIPRISELQWHSFSITSSSSVDHHTMSVIIKSEGWWTNALYNLVSAKPDREADQRKCLPIAVEGPYGSASADFLSYDSLLLVAGGIGITPFLSILQEIASARSNGRRIHPKRVLLIYAVKKTQDVSLLNPVLAQLLNVEQNYLKLKVFVTREFGNQTVGEVLNEVSQIKTIDFDTSTSKYAAYGAENLLWMAAIVGLCSIIFLVLLICFNWSTHFYGEMPSGRVMKVPSSATDLFLSCSFVIAIICSSLLAIVLRRKRVGKELLSFSGIPIETTKPTGIGIDNTLVEHEIHFGGRPDFREVFCKFSNETEGSSVGVFVCGPESMKESVALTCKLSSRAFRVDSQKRKLSVSFHSLNFTL
- the LOC113740257 gene encoding ferric reduction oxidase 8, mitochondrial-like isoform X1, whose product is MAKASLLILKVLLTILFSVWVSLWLLQPTRTWEKKWREAEEKAMKTVFNYNGLSFAVYTFPFLALAMVGFIYLELKLRTNRMRPESKLISALSNPIVVNRYLGILTGTEILLVFLFVTFLFWTFYAHISNDFKKMMPTKSLKLSMWQYKVLKVATRCGLLAEACLALLLLPILRGMAIFRILGVQFEVSVRYHIWLGTTMITFATLHGAGTFFTWGIKHHIQDEMWNWQPTGRIYLAGEIALAAGLAIWITSLPHIRRKHFEIFYYTHHLYVIFFTFFLFHAGDRHFYMVFPGIFLFVLDKFLRVIQSRPKTCILSARVFPCRAIELTLPKDPKLTYTPASIIFVKIPRISELQWHSFSITSSSSVDHHTMSVIIKSEGWWTNALYNLVSAKPDREADQRKCLPIAVEGPYGSASADFLSYDSLLLVAGGIGITPFLSILQEIASARSNGRRIHPKRVLLIYAVKKTQDVSLLNPVLAQLLNVEQNYLKLKVFVTREFGNQTVGEVLNEVSQIKTIDFDTSTSKYAAYGAENLLWMAAIVGLCSIIFLVLLICFNWSTHFYGEMPSGRVMKVPSSATDLFLSCSFVIAIICSSLLAIVLRRKRVGKELLSFSGIPIETTKPTGIGIDNTLVEHEIHFGGRPDFRVFCKFSNETEGSSVGVFVCGPESMKESVALTCKLSSRAFRVDSQKRKLSVSFHSLNFTL